The sequence GATCGCCTCGGCCAGCCTGTACGCGGCCGAGCTGATGGGCGGGGGCCTGTGGGTGACCGCGCTGGCCGTCGGAGTCGGCAGCGCGGTGATGGTGGCGGCGTCCTGGGTGCCGTTGTTGTCGGCGACGCCGGCGGTGGTGGTCGGTTTCGCCAGCACGGTGTCGACGGTGGCGGGCACCGGCAACGCGATCACGGTGACCTCGGTGTCGCATCCGGGGCTCGTGGCCGCAATGGCGTGCGTGCTCGGCGCGTCGTTCGGGCTGCTGTCCGAATGGGTGGCCAGCGTGCTGACCCGCGAGCGCGCGACGGAAGGCAGCCCGGCGTGAAACTGCAGCATTACCTCGGGGGCCTGGAGGGTCTGCCGGAGCCGTTGCACTTCGAGAAGCGGGTGTTCGTCGAGGAGTGGGAGAAGCGGATCTTCGGCATCCACGTCGCGATGATGGGGTTGTCCAACCATCTCGGCTCGGCGCTGCCGCAGTATCCGATCGACGAGGTGCCGACCACGTTCAAGGACGAGTGGACCTGGGCCAGCCTGCGCACGGGCGCTGAGGCGATGAACCCGTTCGACTACTTCAAGTTCCGCTACTACGAGAAGTGGCTGGGCGGCATCACCCAGTTCTTCATCGACCAGGGCTACGTCACCGAGGACGAATTGCGTTCGCGTCAAGAGGAGCTGGCCGCTGCCGTGGCGCCGTCGCCGCCGGAATCCGCGCCCGCCATCGACGACCAGGTGATCGACTACCTGCGCAAGGGGGACAGTCCGCGCCGCGACGTCGCCCATCCGAAGTTCAGCGTCGGCGATCGGGTTCGGATCACCAACGTGCCCGCGGCCGCACACACCCGGCTGCCCGGGTATCTGCGCAGCCGCGAAGGCACGGTCGAGCGCGTCTTCGAAGGCGATTACGCGTATTTCGTGCACACCGGCGACGGGATCGGTGATCCGATGCCGATCTACATTGTCGCGTTTCCGCCCGAGGAGCTGTTCGGTGCACGCGCCGAAGACGGCCCGCTGACGATCTACGCCGAGCTGTTCGAGGCATACCTGGAAGGAGTTCAATGACCGGCCAGTTCCACTATCCCGACGACCGGGAATCCGCCAGCGCCGCCAAAGTCGCTGCGCTGGAGTCACTTCTGGTCGAGAAGGGGGTGATCACCAGCCAGACCGTCGACAAGGTGCTGTCCTATTTCGAGTCGGAGATGACGCCGCTGAACGGGCGCAAGATCGTGGTCAAGGCGTGGACGGACCCCGACTTCGCCGCACGTGTGGTGGTCGACACGCCCGCGGCGATCGCCGAACTCGACCTGCCCGAGGGCATGGCGGGCGCCGAAGGTGAGCACCTGCAGGCCGTCGCCAACGCCCCCGGCGTGCACAACCTGGTCATCTGCACGCTGTGTTCGTGTTTTCCGTGGCCGGTGCTGGGCCTGCCGCCGTACTGGTACAAGGATCCGGTCTTCCGGTCGCGCGCGGCCCGTGAGCCGCGCAAGGTGCTCAGCGAGATCGGCCTGGATC comes from Mycolicibacterium pulveris and encodes:
- the nthB gene encoding nitrile hydratase subunit beta, which translates into the protein MKLQHYLGGLEGLPEPLHFEKRVFVEEWEKRIFGIHVAMMGLSNHLGSALPQYPIDEVPTTFKDEWTWASLRTGAEAMNPFDYFKFRYYEKWLGGITQFFIDQGYVTEDELRSRQEELAAAVAPSPPESAPAIDDQVIDYLRKGDSPRRDVAHPKFSVGDRVRITNVPAAAHTRLPGYLRSREGTVERVFEGDYAYFVHTGDGIGDPMPIYIVAFPPEELFGARAEDGPLTIYAELFEAYLEGVQ
- the nthA gene encoding nitrile hydratase subunit alpha, which codes for MTGQFHYPDDRESASAAKVAALESLLVEKGVITSQTVDKVLSYFESEMTPLNGRKIVVKAWTDPDFAARVVVDTPAAIAELDLPEGMAGAEGEHLQAVANAPGVHNLVICTLCSCFPWPVLGLPPYWYKDPVFRSRAAREPRKVLSEIGLDLPADTEIKVWDSSGHSRWFVIPERPAGTEGFTDAELMELVTTESMMGVALAGKSS
- a CDS encoding DUF1097 domain-containing protein, translating into MESRTALTLSIGVLGGLAVVVTAEVITVPIWVVFLSWASFFFVGGAAAGWVRSLSCNLAGVLIASASLYAAELMGGGLWVTALAVGVGSAVMVAASWVPLLSATPAVVVGFASTVSTVAGTGNAITVTSVSHPGLVAAMACVLGASFGLLSEWVASVLTRERATEGSPA